Proteins from a single region of Desulfolutivibrio sulfoxidireducens:
- the thrS gene encoding threonine--tRNA ligase, whose translation MQVRVEDKNVEAAPGESCGQVLAKALSGKRVKNTLLCRCGQTLLDLATPIPEDCRELEPVAPDAPEGLEVIRHSAAHIMAEAVKKLFPSVKVTIGPAIENGFYYDFAFDRPFTPEDLTAIEAEMHRAVALNAPFTRREVPRQEARELFTGQGEDYKVEILDEIAKGDMVSLYTNGEFTDLCRGPHIPSSGHLKAFKLLSVAGAYWRGDEKRPMLQRIYGTAFASDKDLKTYLHHLEEAKKRDHRRIGTQLDLFSFSDEAGPGMAIWHPKGELVRTILEDFERREHLKRGYHLVRGPQILKRELWERSGHYENYRENMYFTAIDEQVYGIKPMNCLAHMLIYKSKVRSYRDLPLRYFELGVVHRHEKSGVLHGLLRVRQFTQDDAHILCRPDQLLEEITGIVRFVQDVVGIFEFDFEVELSTRPEKSIGSDEDWDRATTALTEALDALGLPYEINAGDGAFYGPKIDIKLKDALERRWQCATIQCDFTLPERFDLVYTDTDGSRKRPVMLHRVILGAVERFLGVLIEHTAGALPVWLSPVQAKILTVTDAQDEFARSVLARLHEAGIRAELDDRNEKLGYKVREAQMEKIPYMLVVGDKEKELGGVNVRPRSGENLGLKSLDEVVLMIQADCQEPFKRGGMSYKFCSQ comes from the coding sequence GTGCAGGTCCGGGTCGAGGACAAAAACGTGGAAGCCGCGCCTGGGGAATCCTGCGGCCAGGTGTTGGCGAAAGCCCTTTCCGGAAAACGCGTCAAGAATACCTTGCTGTGCCGCTGCGGCCAGACCCTCCTGGACCTGGCCACCCCCATCCCCGAAGACTGTCGCGAGCTCGAGCCCGTGGCCCCCGACGCCCCCGAAGGCCTTGAGGTCATCCGCCACTCCGCGGCCCACATCATGGCCGAGGCCGTCAAAAAGCTCTTTCCCTCGGTCAAGGTGACCATCGGCCCGGCCATCGAAAACGGCTTCTACTACGACTTCGCCTTCGACCGCCCCTTCACCCCCGAGGACCTCACGGCCATCGAGGCCGAGATGCATCGAGCCGTGGCCCTAAACGCCCCTTTTACGCGTCGCGAGGTCCCGCGCCAGGAGGCCCGGGAGCTTTTCACCGGCCAGGGCGAGGACTACAAGGTCGAGATTCTCGACGAGATCGCCAAGGGCGACATGGTCTCGCTGTACACCAACGGCGAATTCACCGACCTGTGCCGCGGGCCGCACATCCCGTCCTCCGGACACCTCAAGGCCTTCAAGCTGTTGTCCGTGGCCGGGGCCTACTGGCGCGGCGACGAAAAACGGCCCATGCTCCAGCGCATCTACGGCACGGCCTTCGCCTCGGACAAGGATTTGAAGACCTACCTCCATCATCTGGAGGAGGCCAAAAAGCGCGACCATCGCCGCATCGGCACCCAGCTCGACCTGTTCAGCTTCTCGGACGAGGCCGGCCCGGGCATGGCCATCTGGCACCCCAAGGGCGAGCTTGTGCGCACCATCCTTGAGGATTTCGAGCGCCGGGAACATCTCAAGCGCGGCTACCACCTTGTGCGCGGCCCGCAGATCTTGAAGCGCGAACTCTGGGAGCGTTCCGGGCATTACGAGAATTACCGCGAGAACATGTATTTCACGGCCATCGACGAGCAGGTCTACGGCATCAAGCCCATGAACTGTCTGGCCCACATGCTCATCTACAAGTCGAAGGTCCGCAGCTACCGCGACCTGCCGCTTCGCTACTTCGAGCTCGGCGTGGTGCATCGCCACGAGAAATCCGGCGTGCTGCACGGCCTTTTGCGGGTGCGCCAGTTCACCCAGGACGACGCCCACATCCTGTGCCGGCCGGACCAGCTTCTGGAGGAGATCACCGGCATCGTCAGGTTCGTGCAGGACGTGGTGGGGATTTTCGAGTTCGATTTCGAGGTGGAACTGTCCACGCGGCCGGAAAAGTCCATCGGCAGCGACGAGGACTGGGACCGGGCCACCACGGCCCTGACCGAGGCCCTGGACGCCCTGGGACTGCCGTACGAGATCAACGCGGGCGACGGCGCGTTCTATGGTCCCAAGATTGACATCAAGCTCAAGGATGCCTTAGAGCGCCGGTGGCAGTGCGCGACCATACAGTGCGATTTCACCTTGCCCGAACGCTTTGATCTGGTTTACACCGATACGGATGGGAGCCGGAAACGGCCGGTCATGCTGCATCGGGTGATCCTGGGCGCGGTGGAGCGCTTTTTGGGCGTTTTGATCGAGCACACCGCCGGGGCCTTGCCCGTGTGGCTGTCGCCGGTGCAGGCGAAAATCCTCACCGTGACCGACGCCCAGGACGAATTCGCCCGGTCGGTGCTGGCCCGGCTTCACGAGGCCGGCATCCGGGCGGAACTCGATGATCGCAACGAAAAGCTGGGCTACAAGGTACGCGAGGCCCAGATGGAAAAGATCCCCTACATGCTGGTGGTCGGGGACAAGGAGAAGGAGCTCGGCGGGGTCAACGTCCGTCCGCGGTCCGGGGAAAACCTGGGCCTGAAGTCGTTGGACGAGGTCGTGCTCATGATCCAGGCCGACTGCCAGGAACCATTTAAGCGTGGAGGTATGAGCTATAAATTCTGCTCCCAGTGA
- the rplT gene encoding 50S ribosomal protein L20 — MRVKRGQAAHKRHNKYLKLAKGYVGARSKLYETARESVERSLAYAYRDRKTKKREFRKLWIMRINAAAREHGMSYSVFIRGLALAGVELDRKVLADLAVREKDSFGKLVELAKAQVA; from the coding sequence ATGCGCGTAAAAAGAGGTCAGGCCGCCCACAAGCGGCATAACAAATACCTGAAGCTGGCCAAGGGCTATGTCGGAGCCCGCAGCAAGCTGTACGAAACCGCGCGCGAGAGCGTGGAGCGGTCCCTGGCGTATGCCTATCGCGACCGCAAGACCAAAAAGCGCGAGTTCCGCAAGCTGTGGATCATGCGCATCAACGCCGCCGCCCGCGAGCACGGCATGTCCTATAGCGTGTTCATTCGCGGCCTGGCCCTGGCCGGGGTGGAACTGGACCGCAAGGTTCTGGCCGATCTGGCCGTGCGTGAAAAAGACAGCTTCGGCAAACTCGTGGAGCTGGCTAAAGCCCAGGTGGCTTAG
- a CDS encoding phenylalanine--tRNA ligase subunit alpha: MSAPSLLCELDSLVGECLARLDQASTFEDLEEVRVAYLGRKGRLAQAMALLPSLSADERRQAGQAANRAKETLAGRHDERLADLSRAENAARLAAFDPTLPGRAPFAGSRHPVNIVTADICRTFEALGYDIVAGPEIETDYYNFEALNMPPEHPARDMQDTLYISDSIVLRTHTSPLQVRTMLSKKPPVAVVAPGKVYRRDSDLTHTPMFHQIEGLYVDRDVSMADLRGTLTHFVRAIFGPGTNVRFRPSFFPFTEPSAEVDISCVICGGTGAAGTETCRVCKGTGWVEILGCGMVDPNVFRSVGYDPETYTGFAFGMGVERVAMLKYGIGDLRMFFENDIRFLSQFA, translated from the coding sequence GTGTCCGCGCCTTCGCTTCTATGCGAACTGGACAGCCTGGTCGGGGAGTGCCTGGCACGCCTCGACCAGGCTTCGACGTTCGAGGACCTCGAAGAGGTCCGGGTGGCCTATCTCGGCCGCAAGGGACGCCTGGCCCAGGCCATGGCCCTTTTGCCGTCCCTGTCCGCCGACGAACGCCGCCAGGCCGGGCAGGCCGCCAACCGGGCCAAGGAGACCCTGGCCGGGCGACACGACGAGCGTCTGGCCGACCTGTCCCGGGCCGAAAACGCGGCCCGGCTGGCCGCCTTCGATCCCACCCTGCCGGGACGCGCGCCCTTCGCCGGAAGCCGGCATCCCGTGAACATCGTCACCGCCGACATCTGTCGGACCTTCGAGGCCCTGGGCTATGACATCGTGGCCGGGCCCGAGATCGAGACCGACTATTACAACTTCGAGGCCCTGAACATGCCCCCCGAGCATCCGGCCCGGGACATGCAGGACACCCTGTACATCTCCGATTCCATTGTCCTGCGCACCCACACCTCGCCGCTTCAGGTGCGCACCATGCTGTCCAAGAAGCCGCCCGTGGCCGTGGTCGCCCCGGGCAAGGTCTACCGCCGCGACTCGGATCTGACCCACACCCCCATGTTCCATCAGATCGAGGGGCTCTACGTGGACCGCGACGTGTCCATGGCCGACCTGCGCGGCACCCTGACCCATTTCGTGCGGGCCATCTTCGGCCCCGGGACCAACGTGCGTTTCCGCCCGAGCTTTTTCCCCTTCACCGAGCCCAGCGCCGAGGTGGACATCTCCTGTGTCATCTGCGGCGGCACGGGCGCGGCCGGGACCGAGACCTGCCGGGTGTGCAAGGGCACGGGCTGGGTGGAGATCCTGGGCTGCGGCATGGTCGACCCCAACGTGTTTCGAAGCGTCGGCTACGACCCGGAGACGTATACCGGGTTCGCCTTCGGCATGGGCGTGGAGCGGGTGGCCATGCTCAAGTACGGCATCGGCGACCTGCGCATGTTCTTCGAAAACGACATCCGCTTCCTGAGCCAGTTCGCGTAG
- a CDS encoding MAE_28990/MAE_18760 family HEPN-like nuclease — MDILEIRAQLESNQAWRREEILFFQNHAAKLSSKEETEKFYRAVVLLLYAHFEGYCKFSFALYIDTINKLSINFSEANYCIAAISLSKLFKALRYPNSKCKEFRNILPDDSKLHLFARNKEFVENYQELCTGLISIPENAIDLESNINPSVLRKALFQLGFPYDAFVEFEGKIDYLLQIRNKIAHGQERSGISSKRYFDLRDSIFKIMDEITLFVTKSLKNKNYLNDETCKKGKSIEEETA, encoded by the coding sequence ATGGATATTCTCGAGATTAGGGCTCAACTTGAGTCAAACCAGGCTTGGCGGAGGGAAGAAATTCTTTTCTTCCAAAATCATGCTGCTAAACTTTCCTCAAAGGAGGAAACGGAGAAATTTTACCGTGCGGTAGTTCTTTTACTCTATGCTCATTTTGAGGGATATTGTAAATTTTCTTTTGCTTTATATATAGATACCATCAACAAATTAAGCATTAATTTTTCAGAAGCGAACTATTGCATAGCAGCGATTTCACTTTCAAAACTTTTTAAAGCACTACGTTACCCAAATTCAAAATGCAAAGAATTTAGAAATATACTCCCTGATGATTCAAAATTGCATCTTTTTGCCCGTAATAAAGAATTTGTTGAAAATTATCAGGAATTATGCACAGGATTGATATCGATACCTGAAAATGCTATTGACTTAGAGTCAAACATCAATCCAAGTGTTCTTCGCAAAGCTCTTTTTCAATTAGGCTTTCCCTATGACGCATTTGTTGAATTTGAAGGAAAAATAGATTATTTGCTTCAAATTCGCAATAAAATTGCTCACGGACAAGAAAGGTCAGGAATTTCTTCTAAGCGATATTTTGACTTGAGAGACTCAATTTTTAAAATTATGGATGAAATTACTTTATTTGTTACCAAATCGTTAAAAAATAAAAATTACTTAAACGATGAGACTTGCAAAAAGGGAAAAAGTATTGAAGAAGAAACAGCTTGA
- the rpmI gene encoding 50S ribosomal protein L35 — translation MPKMKTNRSAAKRFGTTGSGKFKRRRQNLRHILTKKSAKRTRRLGQGTLVDSANVKAVKKLLPYA, via the coding sequence ATGCCCAAGATGAAAACCAACAGGAGCGCCGCAAAGCGCTTCGGCACCACCGGCAGCGGCAAGTTCAAGCGGCGCCGGCAGAATCTGCGGCACATTCTGACCAAGAAAAGCGCCAAGCGGACGCGCCGGCTGGGGCAGGGCACGCTGGTCGATTCGGCCAACGTCAAGGCCGTGAAAAAGCTTCTGCCCTACGCCTAG
- the infC gene encoding translation initiation factor IF-3 has product MNSAPSEPRCNHRIRAREVRVIADDGQQVGIILTSEALRMAQERGLDLVEVAPGAEPPVCRIMDFGKFKYQQQKKQQEARKKQTVIQLKEIKVRPKTDEHDYQTKLKHIRRFLDAGDRCKVTVFFRGREIVHKDRGLTILSRIVEDLGELAKMEQEPKSEGRTMTMLLAPQPKK; this is encoded by the coding sequence ATAAATTCTGCTCCCAGTGAACCCCGGTGCAACCACAGGATTCGCGCCCGCGAAGTGCGGGTCATCGCGGATGACGGCCAACAGGTGGGCATTATCCTCACGTCCGAGGCCCTGCGCATGGCCCAGGAGCGGGGACTTGATCTGGTGGAGGTGGCGCCTGGCGCCGAACCGCCGGTCTGCCGCATCATGGATTTCGGGAAATTCAAGTATCAGCAGCAAAAAAAGCAGCAGGAAGCCCGAAAAAAACAGACCGTCATCCAGCTCAAGGAAATAAAGGTCCGCCCGAAGACCGACGAACACGACTATCAGACCAAGCTCAAGCATATCCGGCGGTTTCTCGATGCCGGAGACCGCTGCAAGGTCACCGTGTTTTTCCGGGGCCGCGAAATCGTGCACAAGGACCGGGGGCTGACCATTTTGTCCCGGATCGTCGAGGACCTGGGCGAACTGGCCAAGATGGAGCAGGAGCCCAAGAGCGAGGGGCGCACCATGACCATGCTTCTGGCCCCGCAACCTAAAAAGTGA